A genomic region of Ficedula albicollis isolate OC2 chromosome 12, FicAlb1.5, whole genome shotgun sequence contains the following coding sequences:
- the MUSTN1 gene encoding musculoskeletal embryonic nuclear protein 1, protein MSQPAPVKKKRPPVKEEDLKGARGNLTKNQEIKSKTYQVMRQCEQMGSAAPSVFSRARTGGETVFEKPKDEPAKSVFG, encoded by the exons ATGTCACAG CCAGCCCCTGTGAAAAAGAAGCGTCCTCCAGTGAAGGAAGAAGACCTTAAAGGAGCCAGAGGAAACCTTACCAAAAACCAGGAAATTAAATCCAAAACCTACCAAGTGATGAGGCAGTGTG AACAAatgggctctgcagcaccttctGTATTCAGCCGGGCTCGGACAGGGGGTGAAACAGTCTTTGAGAAGCCGAAGGATGAGCCAGCCAAGAGTGTCTTTGGCTAA
- the LOC101807456 gene encoding inter-alpha-trypsin inhibitor heavy chain H4 isoform X1: MEQRTLLALMVFSSLIVLAETIDQKPAIEIYSFHVDCKVTSRFAHTVVTSRIINRANESREATFEVELPKTAFITNFSMSIDGEVYPGIIKEKAAAQNEYDTAVSQGQSAGLVKIADRKLEQFQVSVSIAAASKVTFELTYEELLKRQLGKYELLLKVRPKQLVKHFQIDVHIFEPQGIQFLETDSTFMTNELIEALTEVLNETKAHISFKPTLDQQKKNSMLGETLLNGDFVVRYDVKREATAGDIQIVNGYFVHYFAPQEMPVFPKNVIFVIDRSGSMTGRKIEQTRDALLKILQDLRPEDRFSFITFNNKVAEWKSSLLPATEENVASAAALVQTLSARGGTDINRALLTAVGMLDKAEGLLERSISMIILLTDGQPTSGERNVEVIQESVQKAINGKYALFCLGFGFDVSYKFLEKMALSNGGIARRIYENADAALQLQGFYQEVATPILMQIEMQYPENSIERLTKNNFKVFFEGSEIIVSGKISNELDLLPVEIKAQSHTSNLTLKEEANVKEKEQVFQNQRYIFGNFIERLWAYLSIQQLLEKAISAQEEDQKALEAQALDLSLQYSFVTPLTSMVVTKPQQKEELANKPTEADNEKPKSLSVGAPFKRSRSRMTSEDVSGSHRLRSGTPASRRSSEIQTRGNRRMFSTVSRFRDAIGAQPVAYEHPQLLLQLPRQNERICLNIDKRSQTSVQLLSDPEQGLTVTGKLGDGVNHFVQFDINYENPPVQIHVYTHAILVSHNNKNDWLSWTKSASSTIQGLRVSVEKERSVTASLPDTVTIKISLVKFPDDFLGLYFLNTDRFSDQVTGALGQFYSKAQLESNSNNDQRAVERLLRAVSGSEHKISRLYKKDYRLESAGEPVSCWSIDLTP; this comes from the exons atggAGCAGAGAACATTGCTTGCATTGATGGTCTTTTCCTCGCTCATAGTATTAGCAGAAACCATTGATCAGAAG cCTGCTATTGAAATCTACAGCTTCCATGTGGACTGCAAGGTCACATCACGATTTGCTCACACTGTCGTCACCAGCAGAATTATCAACCGAGCCAATGAGTCCCGAGAGGCCACCTTTGAAGTGGAGTTACCTAAGACAGCCTTCATCACCAACTTCTCCAT GTCCATCGATGGTGAAGTATACCCAGGAATAATAAAggagaaagctgctgctcagaatgAGTATGACACAGCAGTCTCACAAGGACAGAGCGCTGGCCTAGTCAA AATTGCAGACAGAAAGCTGGAGCAGTTCCAAGTGTCTGTCAGCATCGCAGCTGCCAGCAAAGTCACTTTTGAGCTGACCTACGAGGAGCTGCTGAAGCGGCAGCTGGGGAAGTATGAGCTGCTCCTCAAGGTCCGGCCCAAGCAGCTGGTTAAGCACTTCCAg ATCGATGTGCACATCTTTGAGCCTCAGGGCATTCAGTTCCTGGAGACAGACAGCACGTTCATGACAAACGAGTTAATTGAGGCACTCACCGAAGTGCTGAATGAAACCAag GCTCATATTTCATTTAAGCCAACTCTAGatcaacagaagaaaaattctatGCTTGGTGAGACGCTTCTCAATGGTGATTTTGTTGTGCGCTATGATGTTAAGAGAGAAGCCACTGCAGGTGATATACAG attGTCAATGGGTATTTTGTCCATTACTTTGCACCCCAAGAAATGCCCGTGTTTCCCAAAAATGTCATCTTTGTTATAGACCGAAGTGGCTCCATGACAGGCAGAAAAATTGAACAG ACAAGGGATGCTCTGTTGAAGATTTTGCAGGATCTCCGCCCAGAAGATCGTTTCAGCTTTATCACCTTCAACAACAAAGTGGCAGAGTGGAAGAGCTCTTTGCTGCCAGCCACGGAGGAGAACGtggccagtgctgcagccttgGTGCAGACTCTCAGTGCCAGGGGAG GCACAGACATCAATCGTGCCCTGCTGACTGCTGTGGGCATGCTGGACAAAGCTGAGGGGCTGCTAGAGCGAAGCATCTCCATGATTATTTTGCTGACAGATGGCCAGCCCACTTCTG gagagagaaatgtgGAAGTAATTCAAGAAAGCGTTCAGAAAGCAATCAATGGGAAATATGCTCTTTTCTGCCTTGGCTTTGGGTTTGACGTCAGTTACAAATTCTTGGAGAAAATGGCCCTGAGCAATGGGGGAATAGCACGGCGTATTTATGAAAATGctgatgcagccctgcagctccag GGATTTTATCAAGAAGTGGCTACCCCAATATTAATGCAAATTGAAATGCAGTATCCAGAAAATTCCATTGAAAGATTAACCAAGAACAATTTCAAGGTGTTTTTTGAGGGATCTGAAATTATAGTATCTGGAAAAATTAGTAATGAGCTGGATCTTTTGCCAGTGGAGATTAAAGCTCAGTCA CACACGAGTAACTTGACTCTTAAGGAAGAAGCAAATGTCAAAGAGAAGGAGCAGGTGTTCCAAAATCAAAGATACATCTTTGGGAATTTCATAGAGAGACTGTGGGCTTACTTGAGCATCCAGCAGCTTCTGGAAAAAGC TATTTCAGCTCAAGAAGAGGACCAGAAGGCCCTGGAGGCCCAAGCCTTGGATCTGTCTCTGCAGTACAGCTTTGTCACACCCCTCACTTCCATGGTGGTCACCAAACCCCagcagaaggaggagctggCAAACAAACCCACCGAGGCTG ATAATGAGAAGCCCAAGAGTCTTTCAGTAGGAg CACCTTTCAAAAGATCCCGCTCAAGAATGACTTCTGAGGATGtctcag gtTCTCATAGACTGAGGAGTGGGACACCTGCTA gtcGAAGGAGCTCTGAGATCCAAACTCGCGGCAACAGGAGGATGTTTTCCACAG tTTCCAGGTTCAGAGATGCCATAGGAGCACAACCTGTGG cCTATgaacatccacagcttctcttgcaATTACCcagacaaaatgaaagaatCTGCTTAAATATTGATAAAAGATCACAAAcctctgtccagctgctgtcagaTCCAGAGCAGG GACTCACTGTGACGGGGAAACTTGGAGATGGAGTAAATCACTTTGTACAGTTTGATATTAACTATGAGAATCCCCCTGTGCAAATCCATGTCTACACTCATGCAATCCTTGTAAGCCACAATAACAAGAATGATTGGTTGTCATGGACAAAGTCAGCCTCCTCCACCATCCAGGG GCTGAGAGTGTCAGTTGAAAAGGAAAGGAGCGTTACAGCATCACTGCCTGACACAGTCACCATAAAAATTTCCTTGGTTAAGTTCCCAGATGATTTCCTTGGGCTCTACTTCTTGAACACCGACCGCTTTTCAGACCAAGTCACTGGAGCTCTTG GTCAATTTTATTCAAAAGCACAACTTGAGAGTAACTCCAACAATGATCAGAGAGCTGTGGAAAGACTTCTGAGAGCTGTGTCTGGATCTGAGCACAAAATTTCCAG GTTGTACAAGAAAGATTACAGGCTTGAGTCAGCCGGTGAACCTGTTTCCTGCTGGTCAATAGATCTAACtccctag
- the LOC101807456 gene encoding inter-alpha-trypsin inhibitor heavy chain H4 isoform X2, with translation MEQRTLLALMVFSSLIVLAETIDQKPAIEIYSFHVDCKVTSRFAHTVVTSRIINRANESREATFEVELPKTAFITNFSMSIDGEVYPGIIKEKAAAQNEYDTAVSQGQSAGLVKIADRKLEQFQVSVSIAAASKVTFELTYEELLKRQLGKYELLLKVRPKQLVKHFQIDVHIFEPQGIQFLETDSTFMTNELIEALTEVLNETKAHISFKPTLDQQKKNSMLGETLLNGDFVVRYDVKREATAGDIQIVNGYFVHYFAPQEMPVFPKNVIFVIDRSGSMTGRKIEQTRDALLKILQDLRPEDRFSFITFNNKVAEWKSSLLPATEENVASAAALVQTLSARGGTDINRALLTAVGMLDKAEGLLERSISMIILLTDGQPTSGERNVEVIQESVQKAINGKYALFCLGFGFDVSYKFLEKMALSNGGIARRIYENADAALQLQGFYQEVATPILMQIEMQYPENSIERLTKNNFKVFFEGSEIIVSGKISNELDLLPVEIKAQSHTSNLTLKEEANVKEKEQVFQNQRYIFGNFIERLWAYLSIQQLLEKAISAQEEDQKALEAQALDLSLQYSFVTPLTSMVVTKPQQKEELANKPTEADNEKPKSLSVGGSHRLRSGTPASRRSSEIQTRGNRRMFSTVSRFRDAIGAQPVAYEHPQLLLQLPRQNERICLNIDKRSQTSVQLLSDPEQGLTVTGKLGDGVNHFVQFDINYENPPVQIHVYTHAILVSHNNKNDWLSWTKSASSTIQGLRVSVEKERSVTASLPDTVTIKISLVKFPDDFLGLYFLNTDRFSDQVTGALGQFYSKAQLESNSNNDQRAVERLLRAVSGSEHKISRLYKKDYRLESAGEPVSCWSIDLTP, from the exons atggAGCAGAGAACATTGCTTGCATTGATGGTCTTTTCCTCGCTCATAGTATTAGCAGAAACCATTGATCAGAAG cCTGCTATTGAAATCTACAGCTTCCATGTGGACTGCAAGGTCACATCACGATTTGCTCACACTGTCGTCACCAGCAGAATTATCAACCGAGCCAATGAGTCCCGAGAGGCCACCTTTGAAGTGGAGTTACCTAAGACAGCCTTCATCACCAACTTCTCCAT GTCCATCGATGGTGAAGTATACCCAGGAATAATAAAggagaaagctgctgctcagaatgAGTATGACACAGCAGTCTCACAAGGACAGAGCGCTGGCCTAGTCAA AATTGCAGACAGAAAGCTGGAGCAGTTCCAAGTGTCTGTCAGCATCGCAGCTGCCAGCAAAGTCACTTTTGAGCTGACCTACGAGGAGCTGCTGAAGCGGCAGCTGGGGAAGTATGAGCTGCTCCTCAAGGTCCGGCCCAAGCAGCTGGTTAAGCACTTCCAg ATCGATGTGCACATCTTTGAGCCTCAGGGCATTCAGTTCCTGGAGACAGACAGCACGTTCATGACAAACGAGTTAATTGAGGCACTCACCGAAGTGCTGAATGAAACCAag GCTCATATTTCATTTAAGCCAACTCTAGatcaacagaagaaaaattctatGCTTGGTGAGACGCTTCTCAATGGTGATTTTGTTGTGCGCTATGATGTTAAGAGAGAAGCCACTGCAGGTGATATACAG attGTCAATGGGTATTTTGTCCATTACTTTGCACCCCAAGAAATGCCCGTGTTTCCCAAAAATGTCATCTTTGTTATAGACCGAAGTGGCTCCATGACAGGCAGAAAAATTGAACAG ACAAGGGATGCTCTGTTGAAGATTTTGCAGGATCTCCGCCCAGAAGATCGTTTCAGCTTTATCACCTTCAACAACAAAGTGGCAGAGTGGAAGAGCTCTTTGCTGCCAGCCACGGAGGAGAACGtggccagtgctgcagccttgGTGCAGACTCTCAGTGCCAGGGGAG GCACAGACATCAATCGTGCCCTGCTGACTGCTGTGGGCATGCTGGACAAAGCTGAGGGGCTGCTAGAGCGAAGCATCTCCATGATTATTTTGCTGACAGATGGCCAGCCCACTTCTG gagagagaaatgtgGAAGTAATTCAAGAAAGCGTTCAGAAAGCAATCAATGGGAAATATGCTCTTTTCTGCCTTGGCTTTGGGTTTGACGTCAGTTACAAATTCTTGGAGAAAATGGCCCTGAGCAATGGGGGAATAGCACGGCGTATTTATGAAAATGctgatgcagccctgcagctccag GGATTTTATCAAGAAGTGGCTACCCCAATATTAATGCAAATTGAAATGCAGTATCCAGAAAATTCCATTGAAAGATTAACCAAGAACAATTTCAAGGTGTTTTTTGAGGGATCTGAAATTATAGTATCTGGAAAAATTAGTAATGAGCTGGATCTTTTGCCAGTGGAGATTAAAGCTCAGTCA CACACGAGTAACTTGACTCTTAAGGAAGAAGCAAATGTCAAAGAGAAGGAGCAGGTGTTCCAAAATCAAAGATACATCTTTGGGAATTTCATAGAGAGACTGTGGGCTTACTTGAGCATCCAGCAGCTTCTGGAAAAAGC TATTTCAGCTCAAGAAGAGGACCAGAAGGCCCTGGAGGCCCAAGCCTTGGATCTGTCTCTGCAGTACAGCTTTGTCACACCCCTCACTTCCATGGTGGTCACCAAACCCCagcagaaggaggagctggCAAACAAACCCACCGAGGCTG ATAATGAGAAGCCCAAGAGTCTTTCAGTAGGAg gtTCTCATAGACTGAGGAGTGGGACACCTGCTA gtcGAAGGAGCTCTGAGATCCAAACTCGCGGCAACAGGAGGATGTTTTCCACAG tTTCCAGGTTCAGAGATGCCATAGGAGCACAACCTGTGG cCTATgaacatccacagcttctcttgcaATTACCcagacaaaatgaaagaatCTGCTTAAATATTGATAAAAGATCACAAAcctctgtccagctgctgtcagaTCCAGAGCAGG GACTCACTGTGACGGGGAAACTTGGAGATGGAGTAAATCACTTTGTACAGTTTGATATTAACTATGAGAATCCCCCTGTGCAAATCCATGTCTACACTCATGCAATCCTTGTAAGCCACAATAACAAGAATGATTGGTTGTCATGGACAAAGTCAGCCTCCTCCACCATCCAGGG GCTGAGAGTGTCAGTTGAAAAGGAAAGGAGCGTTACAGCATCACTGCCTGACACAGTCACCATAAAAATTTCCTTGGTTAAGTTCCCAGATGATTTCCTTGGGCTCTACTTCTTGAACACCGACCGCTTTTCAGACCAAGTCACTGGAGCTCTTG GTCAATTTTATTCAAAAGCACAACTTGAGAGTAACTCCAACAATGATCAGAGAGCTGTGGAAAGACTTCTGAGAGCTGTGTCTGGATCTGAGCACAAAATTTCCAG GTTGTACAAGAAAGATTACAGGCTTGAGTCAGCCGGTGAACCTGTTTCCTGCTGGTCAATAGATCTAACtccctag